A section of the Streptomyces sp. SCL15-4 genome encodes:
- a CDS encoding ATP-dependent DNA helicase UvrD2 has translation MTAATHSTLFPRAPESADAVLEGLDPEQREVATALHGPVCVLAGAGTGKTRAITHRIAYGVRAGILQPSSVLAVTFTNRAAGEMRGRLRQLGAQGVQARTFHSAALRQLQYFWPKAIGGSMPRLVDRKIQLVAEAAASAGTRLDRNELRDVTAEIEWCKVTQTVPADYPYAAAKAGREAPRDPNEIAHLYAAYEDLKRDRSVIDFEDVLLLTVAVLQDRHDIAEQVRAQYQHFVVDEYQDVSPLQQRLLDLWLGERDNLCVVGDASQTIYSFTGATPDHLLDFRARHPGATVVKLVRDYRSTPQVVRLANGLLAQARGRAAGHRLELVSQRPPGPEPVYTEYTDEPAEAEGAARRIRELIDAGVPAAEIAVLFRTNSQSETYEQALADAGVPYQLRGAERFFDRPEVRKAGLALRGAARFGGNDSLLDDVVDLPSQVRAVLSGEGWTTEPPAGSGAVRERWESLAALVGLAHDLAAARPAATLADFVAELDERASAQHAPTVQGVTLASLHAAKGLEWDVVFLVGVAEGMLPITYARTDEQIEEERRLLYVGVTRARERLHVSWALSRSPGGRAGRRPSRFLDGLRPGTTPTVGHTGSGTGGAGVERGFTAGAVAVPRRTQRTPARCRVCGRTLTDAGEMKLMRCEDCPSDMDEGLYERLREWRAVQAGRSGQPDFCVFTDRTLMAIAETCPETSAELARIPGVLSRKLRSYGADVLAICAGRKPDGLDGDD, from the coding sequence GTGACAGCAGCAACGCATTCCACCCTTTTCCCGCGGGCACCGGAGTCGGCCGACGCGGTGCTCGAAGGGCTCGACCCCGAGCAGCGCGAGGTGGCCACCGCCCTGCACGGCCCGGTGTGCGTGCTGGCCGGAGCGGGCACGGGCAAGACCCGTGCGATCACCCACCGCATCGCCTACGGAGTGCGCGCCGGCATCCTGCAGCCCTCCAGCGTCCTCGCCGTCACCTTCACCAACCGCGCCGCCGGAGAGATGCGCGGCCGGCTGCGCCAGCTCGGCGCCCAGGGCGTCCAGGCCCGCACCTTCCACTCCGCCGCCCTGCGCCAGCTCCAGTACTTCTGGCCAAAAGCGATCGGCGGCTCCATGCCCCGACTGGTGGACCGCAAGATCCAGCTGGTGGCCGAAGCCGCCGCTTCCGCCGGTACCCGCCTCGACCGCAACGAGCTGCGGGACGTGACCGCCGAGATCGAATGGTGCAAGGTCACCCAGACGGTCCCCGCCGACTACCCGTACGCGGCTGCGAAGGCCGGCCGCGAGGCCCCTCGCGACCCGAACGAGATCGCCCACCTCTACGCCGCCTACGAGGACCTGAAGCGCGACCGCTCGGTGATCGACTTCGAGGACGTCCTGCTGCTCACCGTCGCCGTCCTCCAGGACCGGCACGACATCGCCGAACAGGTCCGCGCGCAGTACCAGCACTTCGTCGTGGACGAGTACCAGGACGTCAGCCCGCTCCAGCAGCGGCTGCTGGACCTGTGGCTCGGCGAGCGGGACAACCTGTGTGTCGTCGGTGACGCCAGCCAGACCATCTATTCGTTCACGGGAGCAACCCCGGACCATCTGCTCGACTTCCGCGCCCGGCATCCCGGCGCCACCGTCGTGAAGCTGGTCCGCGACTACCGCTCCACCCCGCAGGTGGTGCGCCTCGCCAACGGCCTGCTCGCCCAGGCCCGTGGCCGCGCCGCCGGACACCGGCTGGAACTCGTCTCCCAGCGCCCTCCGGGACCCGAGCCCGTCTACACCGAGTACACCGACGAGCCCGCCGAGGCCGAGGGTGCCGCCCGGCGCATCCGCGAGCTGATCGACGCCGGTGTGCCGGCCGCCGAGATCGCCGTGCTGTTCCGCACGAACTCCCAGTCCGAGACCTACGAACAGGCGCTCGCCGACGCCGGGGTCCCCTACCAGCTGCGCGGCGCCGAACGCTTCTTCGACCGGCCCGAGGTCCGCAAGGCCGGCCTGGCCCTGCGCGGCGCGGCCCGCTTCGGCGGCAACGACTCCCTGCTGGACGACGTCGTGGACCTGCCCTCCCAGGTGCGGGCGGTGCTGTCCGGCGAGGGCTGGACCACCGAGCCGCCGGCCGGCTCCGGTGCCGTCCGGGAGCGCTGGGAATCCCTGGCCGCCCTGGTCGGCCTCGCCCACGACCTCGCCGCCGCCCGGCCCGCGGCCACCCTCGCCGACTTCGTGGCCGAACTGGACGAGCGGGCGAGCGCCCAGCACGCCCCGACCGTCCAGGGCGTCACCCTCGCCTCCCTGCACGCGGCCAAGGGCCTGGAGTGGGACGTCGTCTTCCTGGTCGGCGTCGCCGAGGGCATGCTGCCCATCACCTACGCCCGCACCGACGAGCAGATCGAGGAGGAGCGCCGTCTCCTCTATGTCGGCGTCACCCGCGCCAGGGAACGCCTCCATGTCTCCTGGGCCCTGTCCCGTTCGCCCGGCGGCCGCGCGGGCCGCAGACCGAGCCGCTTCCTGGACGGCCTGCGTCCCGGCACCACCCCCACCGTCGGGCACACCGGCTCCGGCACGGGCGGCGCCGGCGTCGAGCGCGGGTTCACCGCCGGCGCGGTCGCCGTCCCCCGGCGCACCCAGCGCACCCCCGCCCGCTGCCGGGTCTGCGGCCGCACGCTCACCGACGCGGGCGAGATGAAGCTGATGCGCTGCGAGGACTGCCCCTCGGACATGGACGAGGGGCTCTACGAACGGCTGCGGGAATGGCGGGCGGTCCAGGCCGGGCGGAGCGGACAGCCGGACTTCTGCGTCTTCACGGACCGGACACTCATGGCCATCGCGGAGACGTGCCCGGAGACCTCTGCCGAACTCGCCCGCATCCCCGGTGTCCTCAGCCGCAAGCTGCGCAGCTACGGAGCCGATGTTCTGGCCATCTGCGCAGGTCGGAAGCCTGACGGACTTGACGGGGACGACTGA
- a CDS encoding AarF/ABC1/UbiB kinase family protein, whose translation MSDLPRKAVTRTAKLAALPLGFAGRATWGLGKRIVGESAELVGRELQQRTAEQLFKVLGELKGGAMKFGQALSVFESALPEEVAGPYRAALTKLQEAAPPMPTRTVHAVLQERLGKDWRELFEEFEDKPAAAASIGQVHRAVWHDGREVAVKVQYPGAGEALLSDLGQLSRFARLLGPLIPGMDIKPLIAELRDRVSEELDYGLEAEAQAAHAEEFAHDPDVVVPAVVHQCEQVLVTEWMDGVPLSEIIADGTGEQRDRAGQLLARFLFSGPARTGLLHADPHPGNFRLLPGGPGGEDDWRLGVLDFGTVDRLPGGLPAPIGVSLRMTLDGDAEGVYELLCAEGFVKETVELDPDAVLDYLVPIIEPARVDAFTFTRSWMRSQAARIADPRSPAYQLGKRLNLPPAYLLIHRVTLSTIGVLCQLGATVRLREELEEWLPGFAADAAGDDPGDDTGEEESAAGA comes from the coding sequence ATGTCTGATCTTCCCCGGAAGGCGGTCACCCGTACCGCCAAGCTCGCCGCGCTCCCGCTCGGCTTCGCCGGCCGGGCGACCTGGGGGCTGGGCAAGCGGATCGTGGGCGAATCCGCGGAGCTGGTCGGCCGCGAGCTGCAACAGCGCACGGCGGAGCAGTTGTTCAAGGTGCTCGGCGAGCTGAAGGGCGGCGCGATGAAGTTCGGGCAGGCCCTGTCCGTCTTCGAGTCGGCGCTGCCGGAGGAGGTCGCCGGCCCCTACCGGGCGGCCCTGACCAAGCTCCAGGAGGCGGCCCCGCCGATGCCGACCCGCACGGTGCACGCGGTGCTCCAGGAGCGGCTGGGGAAGGACTGGCGGGAGCTGTTCGAGGAGTTCGAGGACAAGCCGGCGGCCGCGGCCTCGATCGGCCAGGTGCACCGGGCGGTGTGGCACGACGGCCGCGAGGTGGCGGTCAAGGTGCAGTACCCGGGCGCCGGCGAGGCGCTCCTCTCCGACCTGGGCCAACTGAGCCGTTTCGCCCGGCTGTTGGGCCCGCTCATCCCGGGCATGGACATCAAGCCGCTGATCGCGGAGCTGCGGGACCGGGTCTCCGAGGAACTGGACTACGGCCTGGAGGCCGAGGCCCAGGCGGCGCACGCGGAGGAGTTCGCGCACGACCCGGACGTGGTCGTCCCGGCGGTGGTGCACCAGTGCGAGCAGGTCCTGGTGACCGAGTGGATGGACGGCGTCCCGCTGTCGGAGATCATCGCGGACGGCACCGGGGAACAGCGCGACCGGGCCGGTCAGCTCCTGGCACGCTTCCTCTTCTCGGGCCCGGCGCGCACCGGCCTGCTGCACGCCGACCCGCATCCGGGCAACTTCCGGCTGCTGCCCGGCGGCCCGGGCGGAGAGGACGACTGGCGCCTGGGCGTCCTGGACTTCGGCACGGTCGACCGGCTCCCCGGCGGTCTGCCGGCCCCGATCGGTGTCTCCCTGCGGATGACCTTGGACGGCGACGCGGAGGGGGTCTACGAGCTTCTGTGCGCGGAGGGCTTCGTGAAGGAGACCGTCGAGCTGGACCCGGACGCGGTCCTGGACTATCTGGTGCCGATCATCGAGCCGGCCCGGGTGGACGCGTTCACCTTCACCCGTTCCTGGATGCGCAGCCAGGCCGCCCGCATCGCCGACCCCCGCTCCCCCGCCTACCAGCTCGGCAAGCGGCTCAATCTGCCGCCGGCCTATCTGCTGATACACCGGGTGACCCTCAGCACCATCGGGGTCCTGTGCCAGCTGGGCGCCACGGTACGGCTGCGGGAGGAGCTGGAGGAGTGGCTGCCGGGCTTCGCGGCCGACGCGGCCGGGGACGACCCGGGCGACGACACCGGCGAGGAGGAGTCGGCGGCGGGGGCGTGA
- a CDS encoding TOMM precursor leader peptide-binding protein → MHPMVKPALRRGWRDRGTVQFGMTPAQAVTLGPLDPATEGFLKLLDGTRGLPSLRAEASRAGVPAGRVDVLVDRLARAGLVDDARGGGPAADALREKTDVLDRLRPDLASLSLVSSEPGGAPARLAARRALRVRVRGAGRVGALLASVLAGAGVGEVDVRDVGRVEPWDLAPGGLAAESLGDRRDAAARAAVRRAAPDRPPRHAHRPGTGAGDPGLALVILAPREDIAVHAPDPFAAEPLLASGTPHLYAGVVEGTGVVGPLVLPGESGCAGCLDRERRDRDPLWPRLVTQWRSGRARPVGACDLALATTVAGLAAAHALAFLDGRSPVGAGVRWEVRLPGLDWHARPVRPHPECGCGAVRRSKRERFSTEGGQRATMAVQRPSTERQREAGAARPTGIWRAHV, encoded by the coding sequence ATGCATCCGATGGTGAAACCCGCGCTGCGGCGCGGCTGGCGCGACCGCGGCACCGTGCAGTTCGGGATGACCCCGGCGCAGGCGGTGACACTGGGCCCGCTGGACCCGGCTACGGAGGGCTTCCTGAAACTGCTCGACGGCACCCGCGGGCTGCCCTCGCTGCGCGCCGAGGCCAGCCGCGCGGGCGTGCCGGCAGGCCGGGTCGACGTCCTGGTGGACCGGCTGGCCCGGGCCGGCCTCGTCGACGACGCCCGGGGCGGCGGCCCGGCCGCGGACGCGCTGCGGGAGAAGACGGACGTTCTCGACCGGCTGCGTCCCGACCTCGCCTCGCTGTCCCTGGTCAGCTCCGAGCCGGGCGGCGCACCGGCCCGGCTCGCCGCCCGGCGCGCGCTGCGGGTCCGGGTGCGGGGAGCGGGCCGGGTCGGCGCGCTGCTGGCGTCGGTGCTTGCGGGCGCCGGCGTGGGCGAGGTCGACGTGCGGGACGTGGGCCGTGTGGAGCCGTGGGACCTGGCGCCGGGCGGGCTGGCCGCCGAGTCGCTCGGCGACCGCCGGGACGCGGCGGCCCGGGCCGCCGTCCGCCGCGCCGCGCCCGACCGCCCGCCGCGCCACGCCCACCGCCCGGGGACCGGCGCCGGTGATCCCGGGCTCGCGCTGGTGATCCTCGCGCCCCGGGAGGACATCGCCGTGCACGCCCCGGACCCGTTCGCCGCCGAGCCGCTGCTGGCCTCCGGCACACCCCATCTGTACGCCGGCGTGGTGGAGGGCACGGGTGTCGTCGGCCCGCTGGTGCTGCCCGGGGAGTCGGGCTGTGCCGGCTGCCTGGACCGCGAGCGCCGGGACCGGGACCCCCTCTGGCCCCGGCTGGTCACCCAGTGGCGTTCCGGCCGGGCCCGCCCGGTCGGGGCCTGTGATCTGGCCCTGGCCACGACGGTGGCCGGGCTCGCGGCGGCGCACGCCCTGGCCTTCCTCGACGGGCGGTCACCGGTCGGCGCGGGCGTCCGCTGGGAGGTCCGTCTGCCCGGCCTGGACTGGCACGCCCGCCCGGTCCGGCCGCATCCGGAGTGCGGCTGCGGGGCGGTGAGAAGGAGTAAAAGGGAGCGGTTCTCAACCGAGGGCGGGCAGCGCGCGACAATGGCGGTGCAACGGCCGTCGACGGAGCGACAACGCGAAGCAGGCGCGGCACGGCCGACTGGGATCTGGAGGGCGCATGTCTGA
- a CDS encoding AIM24 family protein, which produces MNQPLAGFAPAPVTARMENHGSHMLKVALQSGHDLLARVGSMVAYEGFIQYEPNPPAVRQIARDWATGEGAPLMKCSGDGLLYLADYGADVVVINLDGDGISVNATNLLAFDAHLTWGVERVKGLAKFAGQGLWNTRISGQGWVALTSRGTPIVVDCGGGEDETYVDPDALVAWSPNLKVKGKRSFKAQSLIGRGSGEAYQMAFSGQGIVVVQPSEDSTDRLRIRG; this is translated from the coding sequence ATGAACCAGCCGCTCGCGGGCTTCGCTCCCGCACCCGTCACCGCCCGCATGGAGAACCACGGCAGCCACATGCTGAAGGTCGCGTTGCAGAGCGGGCACGACCTCCTCGCGCGCGTGGGGTCGATGGTCGCCTACGAGGGCTTCATCCAGTACGAGCCCAACCCGCCGGCCGTCCGCCAGATCGCCCGCGACTGGGCCACCGGCGAGGGCGCGCCGCTGATGAAGTGCTCCGGCGACGGCCTGCTCTACCTCGCCGACTACGGCGCCGACGTCGTCGTGATCAACCTCGACGGCGACGGCATCTCCGTCAACGCCACCAACCTCCTCGCCTTCGACGCCCACCTGACCTGGGGCGTGGAGCGCGTCAAGGGGCTCGCGAAGTTCGCCGGCCAGGGCCTGTGGAACACGAGGATCTCCGGCCAGGGCTGGGTCGCGCTGACCTCCCGGGGCACGCCGATCGTCGTGGACTGCGGCGGCGGCGAGGACGAGACGTACGTCGACCCGGACGCGCTCGTCGCCTGGTCGCCGAACCTGAAGGTGAAGGGCAAGCGCAGCTTCAAGGCCCAGTCGCTGATCGGCCGGGGCAGCGGCGAGGCCTACCAGATGGCCTTCTCCGGACAGGGCATCGTCGTCGTCCAGCCAAGCGAGGACAGCACCGACCGCCTCCGGATCCGGGGCTGA
- a CDS encoding AIM24 family protein: MQSPLFAHNDLQSSERWSLQNAQMLRITLEGHDDLLARKGTMVAYQGMVEFDAEYQANRQSRARAHTGEGLDLMRCHGQGTVYLANLAQHVHIVDVEQDGLTVDSSYVLAMDSSLHHEVVAVDSLYGISGSGKYQLNITGRGKVALMTSGAPLLMQVTPDRYVNCDADAIVAWSTGLRVQMQAQTHASGVWRRRGSTGEGWELSFMGSGFALVQPSELLPPQNAVIGQGLAAQFGMGQQGARGQNQGNVWS; the protein is encoded by the coding sequence ATGCAGAGCCCGCTTTTCGCGCACAACGACCTCCAGAGCTCCGAGCGCTGGAGCCTGCAGAACGCGCAGATGCTCCGGATCACCCTGGAGGGCCACGACGACCTCCTCGCCCGCAAGGGCACCATGGTCGCCTACCAGGGCATGGTCGAGTTCGACGCCGAGTACCAGGCCAACCGGCAGTCACGCGCGCGTGCGCACACCGGCGAGGGCCTGGACCTGATGCGCTGCCACGGCCAGGGCACGGTCTACCTCGCCAACCTCGCCCAGCACGTGCACATCGTGGACGTCGAGCAGGACGGGCTGACCGTCGACAGCTCCTACGTCCTCGCCATGGACTCCTCGCTGCACCACGAGGTCGTCGCCGTCGACAGCCTCTACGGCATCTCCGGCTCCGGGAAGTACCAGCTGAACATCACCGGGCGCGGCAAGGTGGCCCTGATGACCTCGGGCGCTCCGCTGCTGATGCAGGTCACGCCGGACAGGTACGTCAACTGCGACGCCGACGCGATCGTCGCCTGGTCCACCGGGCTGCGGGTGCAGATGCAGGCCCAGACGCACGCCTCCGGTGTGTGGCGCCGCCGCGGCAGCACCGGCGAGGGCTGGGAGCTGAGCTTCATGGGGTCCGGGTTCGCGCTCGTGCAGCCCAGCGAGCTGCTGCCGCCGCAGAACGCCGTGATCGGTCAGGGCCTCGCCGCTCAGTTCGGCATGGGCCAGCAGGGGGCGCGCGGCCAGAACCAGGGCAACGTCTGGAGCTGA
- a CDS encoding WhiB family transcriptional regulator — translation MQLEAHAPSVPPSQTIPPPGLTEDPALIPLTALTALDDAIENLGVAVPCRSYDPEVFFAESPADVEYAKSLCRTCPLIEACLAGAKERREPWGVWGGELFVQGVVVARKRPRGRPRKNPVTA, via the coding sequence GTGCAACTCGAAGCGCACGCCCCGTCCGTACCGCCTTCGCAAACGATCCCCCCGCCCGGCCTCACGGAGGACCCCGCCTTGATCCCCCTCACCGCGCTCACCGCGCTCGACGACGCCATCGAGAACCTCGGCGTAGCCGTCCCCTGCCGCTCCTACGACCCGGAGGTCTTCTTCGCCGAGTCGCCCGCGGACGTCGAGTACGCCAAGTCCCTCTGCCGCACCTGCCCGCTGATCGAGGCCTGCCTCGCCGGGGCCAAGGAGCGGCGCGAGCCCTGGGGCGTCTGGGGTGGCGAGCTGTTCGTCCAGGGTGTCGTCGTCGCCCGGAAGCGGCCGCGTGGCCGCCCGCGCAAGAACCCGGTCACAGCATGA
- a CDS encoding M48 family metallopeptidase — protein MPVDPLYRAGEPTRSTTSPPSGGSGASAIEVRRSSRRRRTVSAYREGDRTVVLIPARMSEAEEQRWVTVMLDKLAAQESRKVLGDAALTERAERLSAQYFDGRARPASVRWVTNQNTRWGSCTPAEGSIRLSHRLQGMPEYVVDYVLCHELAHLLVPGHGPDFWRLLKAYPRTERARGYLEGVVAAGRLPHVPGARGDRDA, from the coding sequence GTGCCCGTCGACCCTCTGTACCGCGCCGGTGAACCCACGCGCAGCACGACGAGCCCGCCGTCCGGCGGCTCGGGGGCGAGCGCGATCGAGGTCCGCAGGAGCAGCCGGCGCCGGCGCACGGTCTCCGCGTACCGCGAGGGCGATCGCACCGTCGTACTGATCCCCGCCCGGATGTCCGAGGCGGAGGAACAGCGCTGGGTGACCGTCATGCTCGACAAGCTCGCCGCCCAGGAGAGCCGGAAGGTGCTGGGCGACGCCGCGCTGACCGAGCGTGCCGAGCGGCTGTCGGCCCAGTACTTCGACGGCCGGGCCCGGCCCGCCTCCGTGCGCTGGGTCACCAACCAGAACACCCGCTGGGGCTCGTGCACCCCCGCCGAGGGCAGCATCCGGCTCTCGCACCGCCTCCAGGGGATGCCGGAGTACGTCGTGGACTACGTGCTCTGCCACGAGCTGGCGCATCTGCTGGTCCCCGGTCACGGCCCCGACTTCTGGCGGCTGCTGAAGGCGTATCCGCGCACCGAGCGGGCCCGCGGCTATCTCGAAGGGGTCGTCGCCGCCGGACGGCTGCCGCACGTGCCCGGCGCGCGCGGCGATCGGGACGCCTGA
- a CDS encoding mycoredoxin — protein MQGTVTMYSTTWCGYCRRLKSQLDREGIAYSEINIEQDPESAAFVEKANGGNQTVPTVLFEDGTTLTNPSLAQVKQKLAA, from the coding sequence ATGCAGGGCACTGTGACGATGTACAGCACGACGTGGTGTGGGTACTGCCGGCGGCTGAAGAGCCAGCTGGACCGGGAGGGCATCGCGTACAGCGAGATCAACATCGAGCAGGACCCCGAGTCCGCCGCCTTCGTGGAGAAGGCGAACGGCGGCAACCAGACGGTCCCGACCGTGCTCTTCGAGGACGGCACCACGCTGACGAACCCGTCGCTGGCCCAGGTCAAGCAGAAGCTCGCCGCGTGA
- the nudC gene encoding NAD(+) diphosphatase, producing MTTWTDHTADRPISLTAPSGIDRAAHHRLDEAWLAAAWSHPTTRCFVVSGGQVLIDETPDGRTELVMTPSFEAPLTEAHRYFLGIDEEGVSYFALQKDSLPGRIDQSARPAGLREAGLLLSARDAGLMVHAVGLENWQRTHRFCSRCGERTVIAAAGHIRRCPACGAEHYPRTDPAVIMAVTDEEDRILLGRQVHWPEGRFSTLAGFVEPGESIEQAVRREVSEEAGITVGPVEYVASQPWPFPSSLMLGFMARATSTEIEVDGDEIHEARWFSREELHAAFESGEVLPPYGISIAARLIELWYGKPLPTRGFV from the coding sequence GTGACCACCTGGACCGACCACACAGCCGACCGTCCCATCTCGCTGACCGCCCCGAGCGGCATCGACCGCGCCGCCCACCACCGGCTGGACGAGGCCTGGCTCGCGGCGGCGTGGAGCCACCCCACGACCCGCTGTTTCGTGGTCTCCGGCGGTCAGGTGCTCATCGACGAGACGCCGGACGGCCGCACCGAACTCGTCATGACGCCGTCCTTCGAGGCACCGCTCACCGAGGCGCACCGCTACTTCCTCGGCATCGACGAGGAAGGCGTCAGCTACTTCGCCCTCCAGAAGGACTCGCTGCCCGGCCGGATCGACCAGTCGGCGCGCCCGGCGGGGCTGCGGGAGGCCGGGCTGCTGCTGTCGGCGCGCGACGCCGGGCTCATGGTGCACGCGGTCGGCCTGGAGAACTGGCAGCGCACCCACCGCTTCTGCTCGCGCTGCGGTGAGCGCACGGTCATCGCGGCGGCCGGCCACATCCGCCGCTGCCCGGCCTGCGGCGCCGAGCACTACCCGCGCACCGACCCGGCCGTGATCATGGCGGTGACGGACGAGGAGGACCGCATCCTGCTCGGCCGGCAGGTCCACTGGCCCGAGGGCCGCTTCTCCACGCTCGCCGGGTTCGTGGAGCCCGGCGAGTCCATCGAGCAGGCGGTGCGCCGCGAGGTGTCCGAGGAGGCCGGCATCACGGTCGGCCCGGTCGAGTACGTCGCCAGCCAGCCCTGGCCCTTCCCCTCCAGCCTGATGCTGGGCTTCATGGCCCGCGCCACCTCCACCGAGATCGAGGTCGACGGCGACGAGATACACGAGGCCCGCTGGTTCTCCCGTGAGGAGCTGCACGCGGCCTTCGAGTCCGGCGAGGTGCTGCCGCCCTACGGCATCTCCATCGCGGCCCGGCTGATCGAGCTGTGGTACGGCAAGCCCCTGCCGACCCGCGGCTTCGTGTGA
- a CDS encoding TerD family protein: protein MAREFQRGHKARISDLTPGTDLYVGVQISAPGLTFDISCFGLDADERLSDDRYFVFFNQPKSPEESIQLLGAQAGDTESFRVTLDRIPSPIRRLSFTATIDGAGQMSQVGPGYLRIVAGGEEVARYSFDGSEFSTERAVMLGDFYFKDGWRFAAVGQGFDGGLEALLKNFGGEVLEEAPAVPQQPQPGAAPGFAPPAQAAAPPAFAAPAAPQPAPAPAPAPAPAPAPAPQPAPHPAPQGFAPPPGHTPPPPPAPAPAPHMHVAPTVVAPLAPPGAPVPPPAAPAPPAAVAPAPYGQPGAPVPPGYGQPAPPMPPGYGQVPGRPAAYGVPQGAPQGGAGVTAALQVFKETPTGQRWTQQNHKLVRVDLGIGDRPVLARQGSMVLYQGKVDFGYKGAGFMGRVVGNATGQEMQLMRCSGQGQVFLAENSAHLHPVELQGDAICVSAENVLAFDESLSHEVRRIEGHGIPGGALFTMQFQGTGTIVVKTHGTPVVLPVTPTTFADCNAVVAWSAGSQVIVSSQVRMRRNAYPGDTGESVNLQFRGAPGNFIVVQPYEV from the coding sequence ATGGCCAGGGAATTCCAACGCGGCCACAAGGCCAGGATCAGTGACCTCACGCCGGGCACGGATCTGTACGTAGGCGTGCAGATCTCGGCTCCCGGGCTGACCTTCGACATCAGCTGCTTCGGCCTGGACGCCGACGAGCGGCTCTCCGACGACCGGTACTTCGTCTTCTTCAACCAGCCGAAGTCGCCCGAGGAGTCGATCCAGCTGCTGGGTGCCCAGGCGGGCGACACCGAGTCGTTCCGGGTCACGCTCGACCGGATACCCTCCCCGATCCGCAGGCTGTCCTTCACGGCGACCATCGACGGCGCCGGACAGATGTCGCAGGTCGGCCCCGGATATCTGCGCATTGTGGCGGGCGGCGAGGAGGTCGCGCGGTACTCCTTCGACGGCTCGGAGTTCTCCACCGAGCGGGCCGTGATGCTCGGTGACTTCTACTTCAAGGACGGATGGCGGTTCGCCGCGGTCGGCCAGGGCTTCGACGGCGGCCTGGAGGCGCTGCTGAAGAACTTCGGCGGCGAGGTGCTGGAGGAGGCCCCCGCCGTCCCGCAGCAGCCGCAGCCCGGCGCGGCCCCCGGCTTCGCCCCGCCCGCCCAGGCCGCCGCACCGCCCGCGTTCGCCGCCCCGGCCGCACCGCAGCCCGCCCCGGCTCCCGCGCCCGCCCCGGCCCCCGCGCCCGCCCCGGCCCCGCAGCCCGCGCCGCACCCCGCCCCGCAAGGCTTCGCCCCGCCGCCCGGCCACACCCCGCCCCCGCCCCCGGCCCCGGCCCCGGCCCCGCACATGCACGTCGCCCCGACGGTCGTCGCCCCCCTCGCCCCGCCCGGCGCCCCCGTCCCACCGCCGGCCGCTCCCGCGCCGCCCGCAGCCGTGGCCCCCGCGCCCTACGGACAGCCGGGCGCGCCGGTGCCGCCGGGGTACGGCCAGCCCGCCCCGCCCATGCCCCCGGGCTACGGGCAGGTGCCCGGCCGGCCGGCCGCCTACGGAGTGCCGCAGGGCGCGCCTCAGGGCGGTGCCGGGGTGACGGCGGCGCTCCAGGTGTTCAAGGAGACGCCGACCGGTCAGCGCTGGACCCAGCAGAACCACAAGCTCGTCCGCGTCGACCTCGGCATCGGCGACCGGCCGGTGCTGGCCCGGCAGGGCAGCATGGTGCTCTACCAGGGCAAGGTCGACTTCGGCTACAAGGGCGCCGGATTCATGGGCCGGGTCGTGGGCAACGCCACCGGCCAGGAGATGCAGCTCATGCGCTGTTCCGGCCAGGGCCAGGTCTTCCTCGCCGAGAACTCCGCCCACCTGCACCCCGTGGAACTCCAGGGCGACGCGATCTGCGTGTCCGCGGAGAACGTCCTCGCCTTCGACGAGAGCCTGAGCCACGAGGTCCGCCGGATCGAGGGCCACGGCATCCCCGGCGGCGCGCTGTTCACCATGCAGTTCCAGGGCACCGGCACGATCGTCGTCAAGACGCACGGCACCCCCGTGGTGCTGCCGGTCACGCCGACCACCTTCGCCGACTGCAACGCCGTCGTCGCCTGGTCGGCCGGCTCCCAGGTGATCGTCTCCAGCCAGGTCCGCATGCGCCGCAACGCCTACCCGGGCGACACCGGAGAGAGCGTCAACCTCCAGTTCCGGGGCGCGCCCGGCAACTTCATCGTCGTCCAGCCGTACGAGGTCTGA